In a genomic window of Mycolicibacter heraklionensis:
- a CDS encoding 2OG-Fe(II) oxygenase, whose protein sequence is MATTATRWERRVDAGDWDAVAAELDECGGALLPRLLTVAEAARLRRCYDDDERFRATVDMQRHRYGSGQYRYFAAPAPDPVDALKRALYPRLLPIARDWATRLGRDAPWPDDFDEWLSHCHRAGQTKPTALMLRYGSGDWNALHRDLYGELVFPLQVVINLSDPATDYTGGEFLLVEQRPRAQSRGVAVQLPHGHGYVFTTRDRPVRSTRGWSTAPVRHGVSPIRSGQRYTLGLIFHDAA, encoded by the coding sequence ATGGCGACGACGGCGACGCGCTGGGAGCGGCGGGTGGACGCCGGCGACTGGGACGCCGTCGCCGCCGAACTCGACGAGTGCGGCGGCGCCCTGCTGCCGCGGCTGCTGACGGTCGCCGAGGCGGCGCGGCTGCGGCGTTGCTACGACGACGACGAGCGCTTCCGCGCCACCGTCGACATGCAGCGTCATCGCTACGGCTCCGGGCAATACCGATATTTCGCGGCACCGGCACCCGATCCCGTCGACGCGCTCAAGCGGGCGCTGTACCCGCGCCTGCTGCCGATCGCCCGGGACTGGGCTACCCGGCTGGGCCGGGACGCGCCGTGGCCCGACGACTTCGATGAGTGGCTGAGCCACTGCCACCGGGCAGGTCAGACCAAGCCGACCGCGCTGATGCTGCGCTACGGCTCTGGAGACTGGAATGCGCTGCACCGGGACCTCTACGGCGAGTTGGTGTTTCCCCTACAGGTGGTGATCAACCTCAGCGACCCGGCCACCGACTACACCGGGGGTGAGTTTCTGCTCGTCGAGCAGCGCCCGCGCGCGCAGTCGCGGGGCGTGGCCGTGCAGCTGCCGCACGGGCACGGCTATGTGTTCACCACCCGCGACCGGCCGGTGCGCTCCACCCGCGGCTGGTCGACAGCGCCGGTGCGCCACGGCGTCTCACCGATCCGCTCGGGTCAGCGCTACACGCTGGGGCTGATCTTTCACGACGCAGCGTGA
- a CDS encoding MlaE family ABC transporter permease codes for MSGPSWSKPAVAVGDFVVLAGETFAAMARPPWAWRELINQIWFVARVSIVPTIMLSIPYTVLIVFTLNIVLLEIGASDLSGAGAALAAVTQVGPVVTAIVVSGAGATAMCADLGARTIREEIDAMKVIGVNPVEALVVPRVIAATFVAVMLYSVVAVVGLTGSYAFVVFVQHVTPGAFVAGMTLLTGLPQVVVSLAKALLFGLSAGLIACYKGLSVGGGPTAVGNAVNETVVFAFMALFLINILATAFGVKVAP; via the coding sequence ATGAGCGGGCCGTCCTGGTCCAAGCCCGCGGTCGCCGTCGGCGATTTCGTCGTGCTTGCCGGCGAGACGTTCGCGGCGATGGCGCGACCACCGTGGGCCTGGCGCGAGCTGATCAACCAGATCTGGTTCGTCGCCCGGGTGTCGATCGTCCCGACGATCATGCTGTCGATTCCCTACACCGTGCTCATCGTCTTCACCCTCAACATCGTGCTGCTGGAGATCGGCGCCTCCGACCTGTCCGGCGCGGGCGCGGCGCTGGCGGCGGTCACCCAGGTGGGCCCGGTGGTTACCGCCATCGTCGTCTCGGGCGCGGGCGCCACCGCCATGTGCGCTGACCTGGGCGCCCGCACCATCCGCGAGGAGATCGACGCAATGAAGGTGATCGGGGTCAACCCCGTCGAGGCACTCGTGGTTCCTCGCGTGATCGCGGCGACATTCGTTGCGGTAATGCTCTATTCGGTGGTCGCGGTGGTCGGCCTGACCGGAAGCTACGCATTCGTGGTGTTCGTGCAGCACGTCACGCCCGGTGCTTTCGTCGCCGGCATGACGCTGCTGACCGGGCTGCCGCAGGTGGTGGTTTCGCTGGCCAAGGCGCTGCTGTTCGGTCTGTCCGCCGGGCTGATCGCCTGCTACAAAGGCCTGTCCGTGGGTGGCGGCCCGACCGCTGTGGGCAACGCGGTCAACGAAACCGTCGTCTTCGCTTTCATGGCACTGTTTCTGATCAACATTCTGGCCACCGCCTTCGGTGTGAAGGTGGCGCCGTGA
- a CDS encoding ABC transporter permease: MTAAETTRRLGEQTAFYGAALVAVGDAVRRYPGEVLRLIAVMGMGAGALAVIGGTVVIVGFLTLSTGALIAVQGYNTLSNVGIEALTGFLGAFLNVRFIAPATAGVALAATIGAGATAQIGSMRINEEIDALEAMGIRSITYLAATRIVAGVLVVIPLYTVAVLMAFLATRFGTTVIYGQSRGVYDHYFSTFLEPTDLLWSFLAALSMATAVMVVHTYYGFTATGGPAGVGEAVGRAVRTSVTATVFVLLTITLSVYGQSGNFHLSG, translated from the coding sequence GTGACGGCCGCGGAGACCACCCGGCGGCTGGGCGAACAGACCGCCTTCTACGGCGCCGCACTGGTCGCCGTCGGGGATGCGGTCCGCCGCTATCCCGGCGAGGTGCTGCGGTTGATCGCCGTCATGGGAATGGGCGCGGGGGCGCTGGCCGTGATCGGCGGCACCGTGGTCATCGTCGGCTTCCTCACCTTGTCCACCGGCGCGCTGATCGCCGTGCAGGGCTACAACACCTTGTCCAACGTCGGAATTGAGGCCCTGACCGGTTTCCTGGGTGCCTTCCTCAACGTCCGGTTCATCGCCCCGGCCACCGCCGGGGTGGCCTTGGCGGCGACCATCGGCGCCGGCGCCACCGCGCAGATCGGCTCGATGCGGATCAACGAAGAGATCGACGCGCTTGAAGCGATGGGTATTCGGTCGATCACCTACCTTGCCGCCACCCGGATCGTCGCCGGGGTTCTGGTGGTGATACCGCTCTACACCGTCGCCGTGCTGATGGCGTTTTTGGCAACCCGCTTCGGCACGACCGTGATTTACGGGCAGTCGCGGGGCGTCTACGACCACTACTTCTCCACATTTTTAGAACCCACCGACCTGCTGTGGTCGTTTTTGGCCGCGCTGTCGATGGCCACCGCGGTCATGGTGGTGCATACCTACTACGGTTTCACCGCGACCGGTGGCCCGGCCGGAGTCGGCGAGGCCGTGGGCCGCGCCGTGCGAACCTCGGTGACCGCGACGGTGTTTGTGCTGTTGACCATCACGCTGTCCGTGTACGGACAGTCCGGCAACTTTCACCTGTCGGGGTGA
- a CDS encoding MCE family protein codes for MSTGTRNRSRHGGIDPIWWSPVLVVVIAALCAMTALLFSGAFRRYVPLTLVSDRAGLVMENGAKVKLRGIQIGEVRSIGTQPGSDQNRLSTLNLKMYPRPFGYLPSNIEAEIKSSTAFGAKYVDLVIPSSGPSGQRLQAGAVLRSRNVTVEVNTMFENLQAVVHAIDPAKLNSVLSAVAESVRGRGDVIGQAITGANTILTAVNPRMPTVQRDWQLFGQTTGIYSVAAQNILNVLDSASTTSATLSGQAGELDALLLAAVGFSATGVDTIGGNQPGLVQALNLMAPTTDLLEEYSPTYTCLFQGAQWFLENGGRDAMGGNGRSVIMDAAMLAGDDPYRYPDNLPLVNARGGPGGRPSCGSLPDVSKNFPVKYLVTDTGFGTGLDVRPNPGIGFPGFANYFPVTKPEPEPPRIRYPGPPAPGPESP; via the coding sequence ATGAGCACCGGCACCCGCAACAGATCCCGCCACGGCGGGATCGATCCGATCTGGTGGTCGCCCGTCCTGGTCGTGGTGATCGCGGCCCTGTGCGCGATGACCGCCCTGCTGTTCTCCGGAGCATTCCGGCGATACGTCCCGCTGACGCTGGTCTCCGATCGAGCCGGCTTGGTGATGGAGAACGGGGCCAAGGTAAAGCTGCGCGGCATTCAGATCGGCGAAGTGAGATCCATTGGCACCCAACCGGGGTCGGATCAGAACCGACTGTCCACGCTGAATCTGAAGATGTACCCGCGGCCCTTCGGATACCTGCCGAGCAACATCGAAGCCGAGATCAAGTCCAGCACCGCGTTCGGCGCCAAGTACGTCGATCTGGTCATCCCTTCGAGCGGCCCCAGCGGACAGCGGCTCCAGGCGGGCGCGGTGCTGCGCTCACGCAACGTGACGGTGGAAGTCAACACGATGTTCGAGAACCTGCAGGCAGTGGTCCACGCCATCGACCCTGCCAAGCTCAATTCGGTGCTGTCGGCGGTGGCCGAATCGGTGCGGGGCAGGGGCGACGTCATCGGCCAGGCGATCACCGGCGCCAACACGATACTGACCGCGGTGAACCCACGGATGCCGACCGTGCAGCGCGACTGGCAACTGTTCGGCCAGACCACCGGAATCTATTCCGTTGCCGCACAGAACATCCTGAACGTCCTGGACTCCGCGTCCACCACCAGCGCGACCTTGTCCGGCCAGGCCGGCGAACTGGACGCGCTGCTGCTCGCCGCGGTCGGCTTCTCCGCGACCGGGGTGGACACCATCGGCGGAAACCAGCCCGGACTGGTTCAAGCGCTCAACTTGATGGCGCCGACCACCGACCTGCTCGAGGAGTACTCGCCGACCTACACCTGCCTGTTCCAGGGTGCGCAATGGTTCCTGGAGAACGGCGGACGAGACGCCATGGGCGGCAATGGCAGGTCGGTCATCATGGACGCCGCGATGCTCGCCGGCGACGATCCGTATCGGTACCCGGACAACTTGCCTTTGGTCAATGCCCGGGGCGGACCCGGCGGCAGGCCCAGCTGCGGCTCACTGCCCGACGTGAGCAAGAACTTCCCGGTGAAATATCTGGTGACCGACACCGGATTCGGCACCGGCCTGGATGTTCGGCCCAACCCGGGTATCGGTTTCCCCGGCTTCGCCAACTACTTCCCGGTGACCAAGCCGGAGCCGGAACCGCCAAGAATCCGCTATCCCGGGCCGCCCGCGCCAGGACCGGAGTCGCCATGA
- a CDS encoding MCE family protein codes for MRGNIGKTLTWVVLFTVTCLVFIFILVTVFGQFRFDSRAGYRAEFTNVSGLKGGNFVRIAGVEIGKVTNMALHPDGTVTVDFSIDRGLTLTEGTRAAVRYENLIGDRYLSLEQGPGSVRTLQPGQTIPLTRTQPALDVDALIGGFRPLFRALDPDQVNALSGELLKVFQGQGGTIASVLAQTSTLTTTLAGRDELIGQVINNLNTVLGTFSTRDQEFGHGLDSLAHMIQGLADRRTDLTNGVAYINAAAGTVADLLTVAREPIRDVVTQTDRAAGQVMADRDYVDDLVKTLPDAYQVLARNGLYGDYFGFYMCDLVIKVNGKGGQPLYSKIMNQTTGRCAPK; via the coding sequence ATGAGAGGCAATATCGGCAAGACCCTGACCTGGGTCGTGCTGTTCACGGTGACGTGCCTGGTGTTCATCTTCATCCTGGTCACGGTGTTCGGGCAGTTCCGGTTTGACTCCCGGGCCGGCTACCGGGCCGAGTTCACCAACGTGTCGGGTCTCAAGGGCGGCAACTTCGTTCGCATCGCCGGTGTCGAGATCGGCAAGGTCACGAACATGGCGTTGCACCCGGACGGCACCGTCACGGTCGACTTCTCCATCGACCGGGGTCTCACGCTCACCGAGGGCACCCGAGCGGCGGTGCGCTACGAGAACCTCATCGGCGACCGCTACCTGTCGTTGGAGCAGGGGCCGGGCTCGGTACGCACACTGCAGCCGGGTCAGACCATTCCGCTGACACGGACCCAACCCGCACTCGACGTGGATGCCCTCATCGGAGGTTTCCGGCCGCTGTTCCGTGCGTTGGACCCCGACCAGGTGAACGCCCTCAGCGGAGAACTGCTCAAGGTGTTTCAGGGCCAGGGCGGCACCATCGCCTCGGTGTTGGCGCAGACGTCGACATTGACCACTACGTTGGCCGGGCGCGACGAACTGATCGGCCAGGTGATCAACAACCTCAACACCGTGCTGGGCACCTTCAGCACCCGCGACCAGGAGTTCGGCCACGGGCTGGATTCCCTGGCCCACATGATCCAGGGGCTGGCAGATCGCCGAACCGACCTCACCAACGGTGTGGCCTATATCAACGCCGCGGCCGGTACGGTCGCCGACTTGCTGACCGTGGCCCGCGAACCCATCCGCGACGTCGTGACGCAAACCGATCGGGCCGCCGGCCAGGTGATGGCCGACCGCGACTATGTCGATGATCTGGTCAAGACGCTGCCCGACGCCTATCAGGTTCTGGCGCGCAACGGACTCTATGGCGACTACTTCGGCTTCTACATGTGTGACCTGGTGATCAAGGTGAATGGCAAAGGCGGCCAACCGCTCTACTCCAAGATCATGAACCAGACGACCGGACGGTGCGCCCCGAAATGA
- a CDS encoding MCE family protein, protein MTRPKLPRITIKPLAERNRPAVGVAGILLLVALVVAVFSYDRLPLVKGTSDYAAYFTEAGGIKPNSDVRVSGLEVGRVAGLRLEGNRVRVTFTVRKGVVLGDRTEAAIKTETVLGNKFLELTPRGDGHLTGPIPVERTTSPYDLPDALGDLTAVISGLDTTQLSSALTTLAETFKDTPPDLKMALQGVARFSDTLDKRDATLRQLLANANNVTGVLARRSEQIAGLVANSNALLSELLSQRNSVDALMANLTAVSRQVSAVVDDNRQQLKPAVDKLNGVLEILDNRRADLQRTLYLFRRYAMSFGEVLGSGPFFKASVVNLIPGQLAQPAIEAAFSDLGLDPNVLLPSELNDPAVGQPGTPPLPMPFPRTGQGGEPNLTLPDAITGKPGDPRYPYREPLPAPPPGGPPPGPPALGPPADGGS, encoded by the coding sequence ATGACGAGACCGAAACTGCCGCGGATCACCATCAAACCGCTCGCCGAACGCAACCGGCCAGCGGTCGGCGTCGCCGGCATACTTCTGCTGGTCGCTTTGGTGGTTGCGGTGTTCAGCTATGACAGGCTGCCGCTGGTCAAGGGCACATCCGACTACGCCGCTTACTTCACCGAGGCCGGTGGCATCAAACCCAACAGTGATGTGCGGGTGTCGGGGCTTGAGGTGGGCCGGGTCGCCGGCCTCCGGCTGGAGGGCAACCGGGTCCGGGTGACGTTCACGGTCCGCAAGGGCGTCGTGCTCGGCGACCGGACCGAAGCCGCGATCAAGACCGAGACGGTGCTGGGCAACAAATTTCTGGAACTCACGCCGCGCGGCGACGGCCACCTCACCGGTCCGATACCGGTCGAACGCACGACGTCGCCCTACGATCTGCCGGATGCCCTGGGAGATCTGACCGCCGTCATCAGTGGTCTGGACACCACGCAATTGTCCTCTGCGCTCACCACCTTGGCGGAGACCTTCAAAGACACGCCGCCGGACCTCAAGATGGCGCTGCAGGGAGTGGCCCGATTCTCGGACACCCTCGACAAACGCGACGCCACGCTGCGTCAACTGCTGGCCAACGCCAACAACGTCACCGGCGTGCTGGCCCGGCGCAGCGAGCAGATCGCCGGCCTCGTCGCCAACAGCAACGCCCTGCTGAGTGAGTTGTTGTCGCAACGCAATTCGGTCGACGCATTGATGGCCAACCTGACCGCGGTGTCGCGGCAGGTCTCGGCCGTGGTCGACGACAACCGCCAGCAACTCAAGCCCGCGGTGGACAAGCTCAACGGCGTCCTGGAGATTCTCGACAACCGCCGAGCCGACCTGCAGCGCACGCTCTACCTGTTTCGCCGCTACGCCATGTCGTTCGGCGAGGTGCTGGGTTCCGGGCCGTTCTTCAAGGCGTCGGTGGTGAACCTGATTCCGGGCCAGCTGGCCCAGCCGGCCATCGAGGCCGCATTCTCGGATCTGGGCCTGGACCCCAATGTGCTGCTGCCCTCGGAGTTGAACGACCCGGCCGTCGGCCAGCCGGGCACCCCGCCACTGCCGATGCCGTTTCCCCGCACCGGACAGGGCGGCGAGCCGAATCTGACCTTGCCGGACGCCATTACCGGCAAGCCCGGAGATCCGCGCTATCCCTACCGGGAGCCGTTGCCGGCGCCGCCACCGGGCGGACCACCCCCGGGCCCACCCGCACTCGGCCCGCCGGCAGACGGGGGGAGCTGA
- a CDS encoding MCE family protein, whose amino-acid sequence MSAHSVAGGNLPSSRARLLRLATAALLVSSLVVALFLVAGPPWASLRKHVYTAYFANTNGLYTGDEIRILGVAVGTVERIEPLPDTAKVTFSVGAQYQVPADVRAAILSPSLVSARAIQLVPAYSGGPELANGASIGQDRTAVPVEWDDFRQQLEKLTDSLQPTDAAGRSAVGAFVNTAAANLRGQGDTARETVIKLSQAMSALGDHSTDIFSTVRNMQLLVSALTSSSDLLAAFNVNLADITTVLDNSPREFADAMTSLDGAVNDLRGFISENREGFSVTVDHLTAVTTALNESRGDLKQVLHIAPSVFQNFVNIYQPAQSAITGVMALGNFANTVQFICSGIEALARANSLQASKLCVQYLAPIIKNRQYNFLPIGGNPFVGTAARPNEITYSEDRLRPGAAQQQPAEPAPQPVGPELGLPGLLLPSPPPEGAP is encoded by the coding sequence ATGAGCGCCCACTCCGTGGCCGGTGGGAACCTGCCGTCCAGCCGCGCGCGACTCCTGCGGCTGGCGACCGCGGCCCTGCTGGTGTCGAGCCTGGTCGTCGCGCTCTTCCTGGTGGCCGGGCCACCCTGGGCGAGCCTGCGTAAGCACGTCTACACCGCCTACTTCGCCAACACCAACGGGCTCTACACCGGCGACGAAATCCGCATCCTGGGCGTCGCCGTCGGAACCGTCGAGCGCATCGAACCGCTCCCGGACACTGCCAAGGTGACTTTCTCCGTCGGCGCCCAATACCAGGTTCCCGCCGATGTGAGGGCGGCGATCCTGTCGCCGTCGTTGGTCAGCGCCAGGGCGATCCAGCTCGTCCCGGCGTACTCGGGCGGCCCCGAACTGGCCAACGGCGCCAGCATCGGCCAGGACCGCACGGCGGTTCCGGTCGAGTGGGACGACTTTCGGCAGCAGCTGGAAAAGCTCACCGATTCCCTGCAGCCGACCGACGCTGCCGGCCGCAGTGCCGTCGGTGCCTTCGTCAACACCGCGGCAGCCAACCTTCGAGGCCAGGGTGACACCGCCCGCGAGACGGTGATCAAACTGTCGCAGGCGATGTCGGCGCTGGGCGACCACAGCACCGACATCTTCAGCACGGTCCGCAACATGCAACTGCTGGTGTCCGCGCTGACCTCCAGCAGTGACCTGCTGGCGGCGTTCAACGTCAACCTCGCCGATATCACCACCGTGCTGGACAATTCGCCCCGCGAGTTCGCCGACGCGATGACGAGTCTCGACGGTGCGGTCAACGACCTGCGCGGCTTCATCAGCGAAAACCGGGAGGGCTTCAGCGTCACCGTCGATCACCTCACGGCGGTCACCACCGCACTCAACGAAAGCCGCGGCGACCTCAAACAGGTCCTGCACATCGCACCCTCGGTGTTCCAGAACTTCGTGAACATCTACCAGCCGGCCCAGAGCGCGATCACCGGCGTGATGGCGCTTGGGAACTTCGCCAACACCGTCCAATTCATCTGCAGCGGAATCGAGGCCCTGGCCCGGGCGAACTCACTGCAGGCATCGAAGCTGTGCGTGCAGTATCTGGCGCCGATCATCAAGAACCGCCAGTACAACTTTCTGCCGATCGGCGGCAACCCGTTCGTCGGTACCGCGGCGCGACCGAACGAGATCACCTACAGCGAAGACCGGCTCAGGCCGGGCGCTGCGCAGCAACAGCCGGCCGAACCGGCGCCGCAACCCGTTGGCCCCGAGCTTGGTCTGCCCGGCCTGCTGCTGCCGTCGCCGCCACCGGAGGGCGCCCCGTGA
- a CDS encoding virulence factor Mce family protein, with translation MKRLVVIALSIASLSGVTGCQWRGLNSLSLPGTGRGDGTYTISAQLPDVVVIQQNSRVRVADVNVGNVTKIEVQDWHALVTMRIDNSVHLPANSTAKVGQTSLLGSMHIELAPPTDEPPRGELKDGAVIPLSRAATYPSTEQTLASVSLLLNGGGLAQLQEINQSFARALAGRESDMRSLLTQLDTFIAALNDQTDDIISATEKLNGLVGQFAQQNRTVDRALTTIPQALAVLAEERTKIADAADALGKFSAIAVSTVNQSREALVANLRNIAPVLRSLADAGPALTQGLDFLSTYPWVKSNIPNWFRGDFANISLVVDLTLSRIDSGLFTGTRWEGDLTELELQWGRTVGQMPSPYTAGNPLVAPYHFGGY, from the coding sequence GTGAAGCGGCTCGTGGTCATCGCGCTGAGCATCGCCTCGCTGTCCGGCGTCACCGGCTGCCAATGGCGGGGCCTGAACTCGCTGAGCCTGCCGGGGACCGGACGCGGCGACGGCACCTACACGATCTCGGCCCAGTTGCCCGATGTCGTGGTCATTCAGCAGAACTCGCGGGTGCGGGTCGCCGACGTCAACGTGGGCAATGTGACCAAGATCGAGGTCCAGGACTGGCACGCGCTGGTGACCATGCGCATCGACAACAGCGTGCACCTGCCGGCGAACAGCACCGCCAAAGTCGGTCAGACCAGCCTGCTCGGCTCGATGCATATCGAGTTGGCGCCTCCGACCGACGAGCCGCCGCGCGGCGAACTGAAAGACGGCGCGGTCATCCCGCTGTCGAGGGCCGCCACCTATCCGAGCACCGAGCAAACCCTGGCATCGGTCTCGCTGCTGCTCAACGGTGGCGGACTGGCGCAGCTGCAGGAGATCAACCAGAGCTTCGCTCGCGCGCTGGCGGGACGCGAGAGCGACATGCGCAGCCTGCTCACGCAATTGGACACCTTCATCGCGGCGCTCAACGATCAGACCGACGACATCATATCGGCCACCGAGAAGCTGAACGGCCTCGTCGGCCAGTTCGCCCAGCAGAACCGCACCGTCGACCGGGCACTGACGACGATCCCGCAGGCACTGGCGGTGCTGGCCGAAGAACGCACCAAGATCGCCGACGCCGCCGACGCGCTCGGAAAATTCAGTGCCATCGCGGTCTCCACCGTCAACCAGAGCAGGGAGGCCCTGGTGGCCAACCTGCGCAACATCGCCCCGGTGTTGCGCTCGCTGGCCGACGCCGGTCCGGCGCTGACGCAGGGTCTCGACTTCCTGTCCACCTACCCCTGGGTCAAGAGCAACATCCCCAATTGGTTCCGCGGCGACTTCGCCAACATCAGCCTGGTCGTCGACCTGACCTTGAGCCGGATCGACAGCGGCCTGTTCACCGGAACACGCTGGGAAGGCGACCTCACCGAGCTGGAACTCCAGTGGGGGAGAACCGTCGGCCAGATGCCCAGCCCGTACACCGCAGGCAACCCGCTGGTCGCCCCTTACCACTTCGGGGGGTACTGA
- a CDS encoding MCE family protein: MFRLSRTVWTQLAILATVTVVAGGVMAFGFVKVPALFGIGRYTVTVELPASGGLYPTSVVTYRGTEIGRVSAIDVDADGVRAVLKLNSSIKVPAQVTAAVHSRSAIGEQFIELTPTADAAQQRMLRAGDVIPADKVRIPADIANLLDATNRALLAIPHDDLRTVIDEADKAVGGLGAELSRIVAGSTSLAIEGGEAAQPFAQLIDQTPPVLNSQVQTADSITAWAQRLASITGQLEAEDRAFAGLLSIGAPALDEANALLGRVAPALPVLLANMVSLGEIAVTFHQGIEQLLVLFPQGTAVMSAITLADSGLNTPYRGIYLDFNLNMNYPPPCNTGFLPARQQRSPSAVDYPDRPAGELYCRVPQDSDLNVRGARNIPCENNPAKRAPTVEMCESDESFIPLNDGYNWKGDPNATLSGQAVPQDPPRAPAHQPPVAFVPYDPETGSYLGPDGKRYTRTDLAPQRKEQTWQTMLLPPGE; this comes from the coding sequence GTGTTTCGGCTGTCCCGCACCGTCTGGACCCAGCTGGCGATCCTGGCGACGGTCACCGTCGTCGCCGGCGGGGTGATGGCGTTCGGTTTCGTCAAGGTCCCAGCACTTTTCGGCATCGGCCGCTACACCGTGACCGTCGAACTGCCGGCGTCCGGCGGGCTGTACCCGACGTCGGTGGTGACCTACCGCGGCACCGAGATCGGCAGGGTCAGCGCGATCGACGTCGACGCCGACGGGGTGCGCGCGGTGCTGAAACTCAACTCGTCGATCAAGGTGCCCGCGCAGGTGACGGCCGCGGTGCACAGCCGCTCGGCGATCGGTGAACAGTTCATCGAACTCACACCGACCGCCGACGCCGCCCAGCAGCGGATGCTGCGCGCCGGGGACGTGATCCCCGCGGACAAGGTGCGGATTCCGGCCGACATCGCCAACCTGCTCGACGCCACCAACCGTGCGCTGCTGGCGATCCCGCACGACGATCTGCGCACCGTCATCGACGAGGCCGACAAAGCGGTGGGCGGGCTTGGCGCCGAACTGTCCCGCATCGTCGCCGGATCGACGTCGCTGGCGATCGAAGGCGGCGAGGCCGCGCAGCCATTCGCGCAGTTGATCGACCAGACCCCACCGGTGCTGAATTCGCAAGTGCAAACCGCGGATTCGATCACGGCTTGGGCGCAGCGGCTGGCATCGATCACCGGCCAGCTCGAGGCCGAAGACCGGGCATTCGCGGGCCTGCTCAGCATCGGCGCCCCAGCACTCGATGAAGCCAATGCGCTGCTGGGCCGGGTGGCTCCGGCGCTGCCGGTGTTGCTGGCCAACATGGTCAGCCTCGGTGAGATCGCGGTGACGTTCCACCAGGGCATCGAGCAGCTGCTGGTGCTGTTTCCGCAGGGGACCGCGGTGATGTCGGCGATCACGCTGGCCGACTCGGGCCTCAACACGCCCTATCGCGGTATCTACCTGGACTTCAACCTCAACATGAACTACCCGCCGCCCTGCAACACCGGATTCCTCCCGGCCCGCCAGCAGCGGTCACCCAGCGCCGTCGACTACCCGGATCGGCCCGCCGGCGAGCTGTACTGCCGCGTTCCGCAGGACTCGGACCTGAATGTGCGTGGTGCGCGCAATATTCCCTGCGAGAACAATCCCGCCAAACGCGCGCCCACGGTCGAGATGTGCGAGAGCGACGAGTCGTTCATCCCGCTCAACGACGGCTACAACTGGAAGGGCGATCCCAACGCCACCTTGTCCGGTCAGGCCGTGCCGCAGGATCCGCCGCGTGCCCCTGCACATCAGCCGCCGGTCGCCTTCGTTCCCTACGACCCGGAGACCGGAAGCTACCTCGGCCCGGACGGCAAGCGATACACCCGAACCGATCTGGCCCCCCAGCGGAAGGAGCAGACATGGCAGACGATGTTGCTGCCCCCGGGCGAATAG
- a CDS encoding tetratricopeptide repeat protein produces the protein MADDVAAPGRIERRVAAGASLAVVALAGAVGWLGYRDHHIQQAQEQRESYVQVARQAAINLTTISYAQADADVQRIIDSTTGEFRDDFSQRSRPFVDVVKQAHSESEGTVTEAGLESVDGDRADVLLAVSVRTTIAGAVQPEPRRWRMRISLQRTGDGPKVSNIAFVQ, from the coding sequence ATGGCAGACGATGTTGCTGCCCCCGGGCGAATAGAACGCCGAGTGGCCGCAGGCGCGAGCCTGGCCGTGGTGGCGCTGGCTGGTGCGGTCGGCTGGCTCGGCTACCGCGACCACCACATCCAGCAGGCGCAGGAGCAGCGTGAGAGCTACGTGCAGGTGGCCCGTCAAGCGGCGATCAACCTGACGACGATCAGCTACGCGCAGGCTGACGCCGATGTGCAGCGCATCATCGATTCGACGACCGGAGAGTTCCGCGACGACTTCAGCCAGCGATCCCGGCCCTTCGTCGACGTCGTCAAGCAGGCCCACTCGGAGTCGGAAGGCACCGTCACCGAAGCCGGGTTGGAATCGGTGGACGGCGACCGGGCCGACGTGTTGCTGGCGGTCTCGGTGCGCACCACGATCGCCGGGGCTGTCCAACCGGAGCCGCGCCGCTGGCGGATGCGAATCAGCCTGCAACGCACCGGCGACGGCCCCAAAGTGTCCAACATCGCGTTCGTTCAGTGA
- a CDS encoding DUF732 domain-containing protein, with the protein MTISVGRIVRTAGIVVAALGLLVGTAGVAQADARSFLDRVHANGLPDRYGYFGSMGDSETLMIGRMTCDGIRAGIPADQAMPNSTHDTGHLRPMMIEAAQHELCPDTLQGAQ; encoded by the coding sequence GTGACGATCTCGGTGGGGCGCATCGTGCGGACGGCAGGAATCGTTGTCGCGGCACTGGGGCTGCTGGTCGGAACAGCGGGGGTGGCACAGGCGGATGCGAGGTCATTTCTGGATCGCGTTCATGCGAACGGCTTGCCGGATCGATATGGCTACTTCGGGAGCATGGGCGACTCCGAAACCTTAATGATCGGACGTATGACTTGTGACGGAATCCGTGCAGGCATACCAGCCGATCAAGCGATGCCGAATTCAACTCACGACACAGGCCATCTACGTCCGATGATGATCGAAGCGGCGCAACACGAGTTGTGTCCGGACACCCTTCAAGGGGCGCAGTGA